One part of the Phacochoerus africanus isolate WHEZ1 chromosome 7, ROS_Pafr_v1, whole genome shotgun sequence genome encodes these proteins:
- the KCNJ4 gene encoding inward rectifier potassium channel 4 — translation MHGHSRNGQAHVPRRKRRNRFVKKNGQCNVYFANLSNKSQRYMADIFTTCVDTRWRYMLMIFSAAFLVSWLFFGLLFWCIAFFHGDLEAGPAGATTGSPAGGGGGGGGGGGGGGGGAAPAAPKPCIMHVNGFLGAFLFSVETQTTIGYGFRCVTEECPLAVIAVVVQSIVGCVIDSFMIGTIMAKMARPKKRAQTLLFSHHAVISVRDGKLCLMWRVGNLRKSHIVEAHVRAQLIKPYMTQEGEYLPLDQRDLNVGYDIGLDRIFLVSPIIIVHEIDEDSPLYGMGKEELESEDFEIVVILEGMVEATAMTTQARSSYLASEILWGHRFEPVVFEEKSHYKVDYSRFHKTYEVAGTPCCSARELQESKITVLPAPPPPPSAFCYENELALMSQEEEEMEEEAAAAAAVAAGLGLEAGSKEEAGIIRMLEFGSHLDLERMQATLPLDNISYRRESAI, via the coding sequence ATGCACGGGCACAGCCGCAACGGGCAGGCCCACGTGCCCCGGCGGAAACGCCGCAACCGCTTCGTCAAGAAGAACGGCCAATGCAACGTCTACTTCGCCAACCTGAGCAACAAGTCGCAGCGCTACATGGCGGACATCTTCACCACCTGCGTGGACACGCGCTGGCGCTACATGCTCATGATCTTTTCCGCGGCCTTCCTCGTCTCCTGGCTCTTTTTCGGCCTCCTGTTCTGGTGCATCGCCTTCTTCCACGGTGACCTGGAGGCTGGCCCGGCAGGGGCCACGACGGGGTCCCCggcgggaggcggcggcggcggcggcggcggcggcggcggcggcggcggtggggcGGCCCCGGCGGCCCCCAAGCCCTGCATCATGCATGTGAACGGCTTCCTGGGCGCCTTCCTGTTCTCGGTGGAGACGCAGACGACCATCGGCTACGGCTTCCGGTGCGTGACGGAGGAGTGCCCGCTGGCCGTCATCGCCGTCGTGGTCCAGTCCATCGTGGGCTGCGTCATCGACTCCTTCATGATCGGCACCATCATGGCCAAGATGGCCCGGCCCAAGAAGCGGGCGCAGACGCTGCTGTTCAGCCACCACGCGGTCATCTCCGTGCGCGACGGCAAGCTCTGCCTCATGTGGCGCGTGGGCAACCTGCGCAAGAGCCACATCGTGGAGGCCCACGTGCGGGCCCAGCTCATCAAGCCCTACATGACCCAGGAGGGGGAGTACCTGCCGCTGGACCAGCGGGACCTCAACGTGGGCTACGACATCGGCCTGGACCGCATCTTCCTGGTGTCGCCCATCATCATCGTCCACGAGATCGATGAGGACAGCCCCCTGTACGGCATGGGCAAGGAGGAGCTGGAGTCCGAGGACTTTGAGATCGTGGTCATCCTGGAGGGCATGGTGGAGGCCACTGCCATGACCACCCAGGCCCGCAGCTCCTACCTGGCCAGCGAGATCCTGTGGGGCCACCGCTTTGAGCCCGTGGTCTTCGAGGAGAAGAGCCACTACAAGGTGGACTACTCGCGCTTCCACAAGACCTACGAGGTGGCCGGCACGCCCTGCTGCTCCGCCCGGGAGCTGCAGGAGAGCAAGATCACCGTGctgcccgccccgccgcccccgccaaGTGCCTTCTGCTACGAGAACGAGCTGGCCCTCATgagccaggaggaagaggagatggaggaggaggccgCGGCCGCTGCCGCCGTGGCCGCGGGCCTGGGCCTGGAGGCGGGCTCCAAGGAGGAGGCGGGCATCATCCGGATGCTGGAGTTTGGCAGCCACCTGGATCTGGAGCGCATGCAAGCCACCCTCCCGCTGGACAACATCTCCTACCGCAGGGAGTCCGCCATCTGA